DNA sequence from the Hippoglossus stenolepis isolate QCI-W04-F060 chromosome 17, HSTE1.2, whole genome shotgun sequence genome:
gAAGGGGACAGGCCCAAATGGGACAACAAAGCCCAGTACCTGCTCACCTGTGTCGGCTTCTGTGTGGGACTGGGCAACGTCTGGAGGTTCCCTTACCTGTGTCAGAGTCATGGAGGAGGTAAGAGGGAAAGAGACGGAATGTTTTCAGCCTTTCAAAACACGTTGTGGGTTAAAGAGTTGCCAGAAAATGTGCTGTGAATATTGATTATCACAAGGATCTGAATGTCTTCACCTATTTTCAAAAAGCTTTCCAAAAACTCTGTCTAcacttaatgaaaaataaatgtaacacCCTTAAAGTTTAACTCTTCATTTTATAGACATTAAAACATGCAGTGCTTATGTGTGTCTTTATAGGAACAATTCTGTGAATGCTGTCACCTGCAGAGTAAAGTCAATCACTCACCGCACTGTTCACTTATCATGACCTGAATGTTGTGCTTCTATAGGAGCGTTCATGATCCCGTTCCTTATCCTGCTGGTTCTGGAAGGAATCCCGCTGCTGCACCTGGAGTTCGCCATCGGTCAGCGTCTGAGGAAAGGCAGCGTCGGAGTGTGGAGGTCAATCAACCCCTGTCTGACCGGAATCGGTAagttataaaagaaaagaatagaaatgtTCATGTTAATTGTACTTATTAAGTAAATACGTTTGAATGAATAATTATCTCATTCATAACAATtacttattttatatattatgaaTACTGAAGATAATAAAGGTAGGATTTTAATTTACGTATGTTTATCATATTggtattattttttctttctctttgcttttatCGTTTGCTCGTTGTACTGATAGTTTGCTTTGTGGTTGTtgctatatatgtatataaaagcTCATCAGAAGTAGCTATATTTGGACaacagggtggaggaggaagaggagcgaaCAAAACATGcacttttgtttgtgtatctgcCTAGGTCATAGTGGATTGCTGCAGACTTTGAGTCCTGGTAAAAGTAAGGAAACATAAACCTTTATTGTTTCATCTGTCACAGGTATTGCATCCTTGCTTGTCTCCCTTTTGGTGGGTATGTACTACAACACCATCATGGCCTGGATCATGTGGTATCTCTTCAACTCCTTCCAAAGTCCTCTGCCCTGGAGCCAGTGTCCTCTCAATGCTAACAGGACAGGTACGCTGTGCCTTCATCTGCCAAGATATCAAACAGGGGTGACATTACATTAGGAGGTTGCCTATAACTTGTTCTTAACCGTCACAGGTGTGGTGGAGGAGTGTGCACGGAGCAGCACTGTTGACTATTTCTGGTACAGAGAGACCCTGAACACCTCGACAGCCATCGATGAGTCTGGGGGCCTGCAGTGGTGGATTGTGCTGTCCCTGGTAGCTGCCTGGAGTATGCTCTATGTCTGCTGCATCCGGGGGATCGAGACCAGCGGAAAGGTCTGCCTGTCGCATTACATTTGAGTAGTGCAGTTCCCTCCAAACATGAATGTGTATGTCTTTTCAAACAATTATCTTTGgatcatttttaaaatactcTCATTTCTCAGGCTGTGTACGTCACGTCCACTCTGCCATATTTGGTCCTCACCATCTTCCTCATCAGAGGTCTGACTCTGAAAGGTTCTCTAGAGGGGATCAAGTTCCTCTTCACGCCAGACGTGAGTGCCATTGTTACACCCCCACCACTATAATTACTACAATgaaatctttttaaatatactgaTATTATTTAACTTGTTAAGAGATAAATGAGAGATTGACAGGAGACTGACTTCAGCAgccggttagcttagcatagtgAAAAAGGGCCCACAACCCTTCAAATAACCTGCATTGTTTAGAGAAAGGGTTGAGTATAGAGATTAACAGGGTGGTAGTGAGAATAAACAGAGATAACCACAGCAGCTAAACTCTAATCACACATCATAAAACTTCGATGACAATCCTATCGATACTGATTATGATTAGAACCGATAtgataattatttttcactgaCAACTTAAACATGactcatgtttttatataaacttCAAAGTCAAAACGATGTAATTTAGCAATCAATTTATCATGCAGTAAATTGTTTATGGTCAGTGTTTGTAAACTCTTCTCCTGATTTTATTATAATGCGTCGAGGAAGTTTAGACTTTAAATTGTGGTGCACAGTACCTTCatgtattaattattaacaGTGCCCAGGACAGTAGGAAATAGTTTACTGACTGAGCCACAATTTAATTAAGCACAAGAATCTCAGCTCAGTTTTACTAAGAGTATGTATTTTGATTCTCCTGCAGGTGAATGAGTTAATTAATCCAGCAACCTGGCTGGATGCAGGAGCCCAGGTTTTCTACTCCTTCTCTTTGGCTTTTGGAGgtctcatctctttctccagTTACAACTCTGTTCAGTGAGTAACAGCCTAGTGTGCACAGTCAGACGATAATCGTCAAACGATTAACAATCTTTTTGAACTCTTCTCATCACGCAATCATAATTTTCTCGCAGCAACAACTGTGAGCAGGACGCTGTTCTCATCTCCATCATCAATGGCTGCACCTCGGTGTACGCGGCAACGGTTATCTATTCCATCATCGGCTTCAGAGCCATGCAAAACTTCGATGACTGCATCGGAGAGTGAGTCGCAAACTTCCCGGCAGTAAACCGTGAGTCCAATTTGCTTCTATCAAACTGAACTCATCTCTCTGTGCTTGATTTGCAGCAACGTCTTGACGCTGTTGAACGCCTTCAACTATCCTGAAGACAGCATCACAGGCAGCAACTACGATGAGGTCCTGACCCACCTCAACCAAACACATCCACATGTCATCCAAGGATTGCAAATACAGAACTGTGACTTGCAGGTTTTTCTCAGTCAGGTCAGTAGAGAGCATCAAAATCATTTATGGCACTCAATAGAGCACACACTCATAGAGATCAGTCCCCAAACGTGCCtggtttttttcatcaagatccatgaattattctctaggaaatcagggaaaatgtcaaataacatcctcgcaatgttaaagtgaaaaattaaatgtaacagaaaaacagaaatgaaaaaataacctccctggcagagggagagatatCTAGTTTTCAGTCTCACAGATATAATGATAATAGAGTCGGAATGATTGAAATATTTTCAGGGTGTAGAGGGAACTGGATTGGCCTTCATCGTATTCACAGAGGCCATCATCAAGATGCCTTTTTCCCCTCTC
Encoded proteins:
- the LOC118124852 gene encoding sodium-dependent neutral amino acid transporter B(0)AT1 — protein: MKLKLPNSGLDGRIPSHGDLERMEKEEAEGDRPKWDNKAQYLLTCVGFCVGLGNVWRFPYLCQSHGGGAFMIPFLILLVLEGIPLLHLEFAIGQRLRKGSVGVWRSINPCLTGIGIASLLVSLLVGMYYNTIMAWIMWYLFNSFQSPLPWSQCPLNANRTGVVEECARSSTVDYFWYRETLNTSTAIDESGGLQWWIVLSLVAAWSMLYVCCIRGIETSGKAVYVTSTLPYLVLTIFLIRGLTLKGSLEGIKFLFTPDVNELINPATWLDAGAQVFYSFSLAFGGLISFSSYNSVHNNCEQDAVLISIINGCTSVYAATVIYSIIGFRAMQNFDDCIGDNVLTLLNAFNYPEDSITGSNYDEVLTHLNQTHPHVIQGLQIQNCDLQVFLSQGVEGTGLAFIVFTEAIIKMPFSPLWAVLFFVMLFCLGLSTMFGNIEGVVVPLQDLRLLPRSWPKEVFCGLTCLVSLLLGLIFAQRSGNYWLALFDSFAGSIPLLVIGLCEMISVVYIYGIDRFNKDIEFMIGHKPNIFWQVTWRFVSPLIMVVILVFYFVTQVTKNPTYLVWDEQAESFPTLEPRSFPSWINIIIFILAGIPCLAIPGFALFKFIQMKCCKHKDYSEKTVDSISAAVTMSEKIKF